Proteins from one Thermoplasmata archaeon genomic window:
- a CDS encoding AbrB/MazE/SpoVT family DNA-binding domain-containing protein: protein MARTKLDERGRISIPAPLRRELGLEDEAELVVEREGSKLILRKVAPEIPTVNSRGGWRKKPVVTAAEALGGP from the coding sequence ATGGCGCGAACCAAACTCGACGAACGGGGACGGATTTCGATTCCCGCTCCGCTCCGGCGCGAGCTCGGCTTAGAGGACGAGGCGGAACTCGTCGTGGAGCGCGAAGGCTCCAAGCTAATCCTTCGGAAGGTCGCTCCCGAAATCCCGACGGTGAACTCCCGGGGAGGCTGGAGGAAGAAGCCGGTCGTCACCGCCGCGGAGGCCCTCGGTGGACCGTAA